In Halanaerobiales bacterium, the DNA window TATTTTTTTCAACTTTTAGATAATCAATTTTATCTTCTGCAACTGAATTATCATAAATGAAAAAATAATAACTAGCTATAAGAAAAATTACTAAAATAACTGCCAGCAAAACTTTAGAATATTTTTTCACTATTTTCACCTCCATAAAACTTTAGTTATTTAAATATTATAATAAATAATAATAAATTTATATAAATTAGATTACAAATTTAGAATTCATTTATTTTTAAACTATCATCTTCATACTTTATAGTTGAGCCAGCATTATTATGAAAAAAGATTTCTTTTCCTAATTCCCGTGATAATTTGCATCCACTCACCAGCCCAGTACAATGAGAAACTCCTATTTTTTTTACATCCATTCTTTTTATTTCATTAATAGTTGAATTCATCCGCTGTTCACTAGCATTAGCAGTATGGGTTCCACCTATTACCATATAAATATCATCTATGCCAGTTATTTCCCTAGCATAATTTATAGTGTTAATAATTCCACGATGGGCACAACCTAAAATAATAATTAATCCCAAATCAGTTTTTATAAATATTGCCTGGTCATCTATCAATTCTTTATCTTTAACAAATTTATCTCCATTTGTTTTAAATCCTAGTTCATTTTCTTCTTTTATAATCTTTTCTTCATCAAAATCTTTTTTATTAAATTTAAGATAAAAACCTTCTCCTATTTTTTCAAAATTATTTTTCATTGGTATTTCTCCACTAACTACAATACCATCAGTTATCCAGCTTGGTTCTTTTGACACCTTGAATTTTGCTCCATATTTCTCTAATTCTTCTCTAGTAAAAGGAAGCCCAAAACTACCAATGTTTTTTATATATTGAGATTTTAAAGCAGCAGGATGAGTAATTATTTTCATATTTTTACTTTCATCTTTTCGATTCATTTTCCTTAAAAAATTTCTAAGTCCACCAGTATGATCTTTATGTCCATGACTTAATACTAATAAATCTATATTGGCTGGATTAACATTCATTACTTCCATATTATTAACTAAAACCTGAGAATTACCTGCTCCTGTATCAAAAAGTATTTTCTTTCCATTTATATTAAGATATATACTCAAACCCCATTCAGCCATAATAAAAGGATTAGCTGAAGTATTATCTATCAAAGTTTTAATAGTAATATTTTTCATAT includes these proteins:
- a CDS encoding MBL fold metallo-hydrolase; this translates as MINMKNITIKTLIDNTSANPFIMAEWGLSIYLNINGKKILFDTGAGNSQVLVNNMEVMNVNPANIDLLVLSHGHKDHTGGLRNFLRKMNRKDESKNMKIITHPAALKSQYIKNIGSFGLPFTREELEKYGAKFKVSKEPSWITDGIVVSGEIPMKNNFEKIGEGFYLKFNKKDFDEEKIIKEENELGFKTNGDKFVKDKELIDDQAIFIKTDLGLIIILGCAHRGIINTINYAREITGIDDIYMVIGGTHTANASEQRMNSTINEIKRMDVKKIGVSHCTGLVSGCKLSRELGKEIFFHNNAGSTIKYEDDSLKINEF